A region from the Geobacillus vulcani PSS1 genome encodes:
- a CDS encoding ROK family protein, protein MSYYIVFDIGGTYVKHAVMNEHGDFLEKGRYRSERHDFHQFRDDLLNVIRQAQVNYPLSGIAISSAGSVDSESGVIGGSSALPCIHGPNFKEVFGGATGLPVELENDANCAALGELWKGAGRHCRDIAFVIVGTGIGGAIVKDGRIHKGAHLHGGEFGYMLMDVRYENGRIECKTWSELAATSALIRMAAEERGEAERELDGEKVFALAESGDEAAQKAIDRFYFSLAQGIFNLQYAYDPEKIIVGGGISSRPDFVDEINKRLSVILSLVPIAKVQPVVETCQFKNDANLLGALYHYLQRRGEQGKR, encoded by the coding sequence GTGTCCTACTACATCGTTTTTGATATTGGTGGTACGTATGTGAAACATGCTGTCATGAACGAGCACGGCGACTTTTTAGAAAAGGGGCGTTACCGTTCGGAGCGGCATGACTTTCATCAGTTTCGCGATGACTTGCTTAACGTCATTCGCCAAGCGCAGGTAAACTATCCACTTTCCGGCATCGCGATCAGTTCCGCAGGAAGCGTGGACAGCGAAAGCGGCGTCATCGGTGGAAGCAGCGCCTTGCCTTGCATTCACGGTCCCAACTTTAAAGAAGTATTCGGCGGGGCGACGGGCCTGCCGGTAGAACTGGAAAATGACGCGAACTGCGCAGCACTTGGTGAATTATGGAAAGGAGCGGGGCGGCACTGTCGCGACATCGCCTTTGTCATTGTCGGCACCGGCATCGGAGGGGCGATCGTGAAAGACGGGCGCATCCATAAAGGGGCGCATTTGCACGGCGGGGAATTTGGCTATATGTTGATGGATGTCCGCTATGAGAACGGAAGGATCGAATGCAAAACATGGAGCGAACTGGCGGCGACAAGTGCTCTGATCCGGATGGCGGCTGAGGAAAGAGGGGAGGCGGAAAGGGAGTTGGATGGTGAAAAAGTATTTGCGTTGGCTGAGAGCGGCGATGAAGCCGCGCAAAAGGCGATCGATCGATTTTACTTCTCCTTAGCACAAGGCATTTTTAATTTGCAATATGCGTACGATCCGGAGAAGATCATTGTCGGCGGGGGGATTAGCAGCCGCCCCGATTTCGTCGACGAAATCAACAAGCGGCTTTCGGTGATATTGTCGCTCGTTCCAATTGCCAAAGTCCAGCCGGTGGTGGAGACGTGCCAGTTCAAAAACGACGCGAACTTGCTCGGCGCTTTGTATCATTACCTACAACGGCGTGGAGAGCAAGGGAAAAGGTAA
- a CDS encoding sporulation protein, with protein sequence MWKKFLSKLGIGAAKVDLVLHRPHVRLGETLEGEFLLEGGSVAQQIRKLDVLLQLDVHAEGKGYRRTAAVIPVASSFTIQPGERKVLPFSYTLPLHLPISRPTVRYTFVTRLDIADGVDAYDQDAIHILPPTALEQVFSALAALGFREKATSGSITPHGQEFSFFPTSEFQGIVQEVEFFALVEEEGVRLYMEVDVRHGFGGEREMKRELLITYEQLRDSVTAAHLLREAIEEAVQAAGTFGQLNGHPLATPHSPVYSHPVGHYSPIHHSHHGGHGWAGAIGGFAAGMLAGMVAEELLDDVVDDVADGLDVDDWFDGGDGFDGGDWL encoded by the coding sequence ATGTGGAAAAAGTTTTTATCGAAACTCGGCATTGGCGCTGCAAAAGTGGATCTCGTGCTGCATCGCCCGCATGTGCGCCTTGGCGAAACATTGGAAGGGGAATTTTTGCTGGAAGGTGGTTCAGTCGCTCAACAAATCCGAAAATTGGACGTTCTGTTGCAATTGGACGTACACGCGGAAGGCAAGGGATATCGCCGAACCGCGGCGGTGATTCCGGTCGCTTCCTCGTTTACGATTCAACCCGGTGAACGGAAAGTGCTCCCGTTTTCGTATACACTGCCGCTCCATTTGCCGATCAGCCGTCCCACGGTCCGTTATACGTTCGTCACTCGGCTCGATATTGCCGATGGGGTGGATGCGTATGACCAAGACGCTATTCACATTTTGCCACCGACGGCCTTGGAGCAAGTGTTTTCCGCTCTGGCGGCCCTGGGATTTCGGGAGAAAGCGACATCCGGAAGCATTACGCCGCATGGCCAGGAATTTTCGTTCTTTCCGACGAGCGAATTTCAAGGGATCGTCCAAGAAGTCGAGTTTTTTGCCCTCGTCGAGGAAGAAGGGGTGCGTTTGTATATGGAGGTGGACGTCCGCCACGGCTTTGGCGGGGAACGCGAAATGAAACGGGAGCTGTTGATCACTTACGAACAGCTTCGCGATTCGGTGACGGCAGCCCATCTGCTTCGAGAAGCCATCGAAGAGGCGGTGCAGGCGGCTGGGACGTTTGGTCAGCTGAACGGGCATCCGTTGGCAACGCCACATTCGCCTGTTTATAGCCATCCAGTTGGCCATTATTCACCCATCCATCATTCGCACCATGGTGGACACGGGTGGGCTGGTGCCATTGGCGGATTTGCCGCCGGGATGCTGGCGGGAATGGTGGCAGAAGAGCTGCTTGACGATGTCGTCGACGATGTCGCTGATGGGTTGGACGTCGATGATTGGTTTGATGGCGGCGATGGGTTTGATGGGGGAGATTGGCTGTAA
- a CDS encoding TrkH family potassium uptake protein: MNTNRKFFDPPKVLVSGFALIILVGAFLLMLPTATVDGKGLPFLDALFTATSATCVTGLVVVDTGTTFTLFGQLVILTLIQVGGLGFMTFATLFAFLLGKRISLKERLILQEALNHLTIEGIVRLVKRIFLFTVVIEAIGGVLLSIRFAFDMPLGRAMYFGFFHAISNFNNAGFDLMGEFRSLTGYVEDPVVSLVVPILIILGGIGFIVMNEVYEYRQTRRLSLHTKVAVVTTVWLVLVSMAFILVLEWNNPKTMGPLSLSGKFLSAFYQAVTPRTAGSNTLNIPDLTQPTLFLIIFLMFVGASPGSTGGGIKTTTLTTLLGAVWSQIRGKEDVILFRKRIVYDTVYKSLTVTMSGLFVVMFVTMMLTITEKGKDFLMILFEATSAFGTVGLSMGLTPDLSPFGKVIIALTMFAGRVGPLTVAYAVTLRRQPDPFRYPKGKIMIG, from the coding sequence TTGAATACGAACCGTAAATTTTTCGATCCGCCGAAAGTGTTAGTGTCCGGCTTTGCCTTGATTATTTTGGTTGGAGCTTTTCTGTTGATGCTGCCGACGGCGACCGTTGACGGGAAAGGACTTCCGTTTTTAGATGCCTTGTTTACGGCGACGTCTGCTACGTGCGTGACCGGGCTTGTTGTGGTTGATACGGGCACGACGTTCACGTTGTTCGGCCAGCTGGTCATTTTAACGCTGATCCAAGTGGGCGGGCTTGGATTTATGACATTTGCTACGTTGTTTGCCTTTTTGCTTGGCAAACGCATTTCGTTGAAGGAGCGGCTCATCCTTCAAGAAGCGCTCAACCATTTGACGATCGAGGGCATCGTTCGGCTCGTGAAACGTATTTTTCTTTTTACCGTTGTCATTGAAGCGATCGGCGGGGTGTTGCTCTCGATCCGCTTTGCTTTTGACATGCCGCTCGGCCGGGCGATGTATTTCGGCTTTTTCCATGCGATTTCGAACTTTAACAACGCCGGCTTCGATCTAATGGGCGAGTTTCGCAGTTTGACCGGCTATGTGGAAGATCCGGTCGTGAGTCTGGTTGTGCCGATTTTAATTATACTGGGCGGCATCGGATTTATTGTCATGAATGAAGTGTATGAGTACCGGCAAACACGGCGGCTGTCTCTTCATACAAAAGTGGCCGTCGTCACGACCGTATGGCTGGTGCTTGTCAGCATGGCGTTCATTTTAGTGTTGGAGTGGAACAATCCGAAGACGATGGGGCCGCTGTCGCTCTCAGGCAAGTTTTTGTCCGCGTTTTACCAAGCGGTCACCCCGAGAACAGCAGGATCGAATACGCTGAACATCCCGGATTTGACGCAGCCGACGCTGTTTCTCATCATTTTTCTCATGTTTGTCGGCGCTTCACCGGGTTCGACAGGCGGCGGGATTAAAACGACAACGCTCACAACCTTGCTTGGCGCCGTATGGTCGCAAATTCGCGGGAAAGAAGATGTCATTTTGTTTCGGAAACGCATTGTGTACGATACGGTATACAAGTCTCTGACCGTGACGATGAGCGGATTGTTTGTGGTTATGTTTGTCACGATGATGTTGACGATCACTGAAAAGGGAAAAGACTTTTTAATGATTTTATTTGAAGCGACATCCGCGTTTGGGACGGTTGGACTATCGATGGGGTTGACCCCGGACTTGTCCCCGTTCGGCAAGGTGATCATCGCACTAACGATGTTCGCCGGCCGCGTCGGCCCACTGACGGTCGCCTATGCGGTCACGCTGCGCCGTCAGCCCGATCCGTTCCGTTATCCGAAAGGGAAGATCATGATCGGATAG
- the ytaF gene encoding sporulation membrane protein YtaF yields MWLWVSMILLAFSVSMDSLSVGITYGMGGVRFSFFSLALIACMSGMMVFASMNIGRLLALVLPLQVERGLASVILMALGGWAIYNVYKPKGDGSEFSMESDEAGEANRFSGAVQVLKRPELGDLDRSGTISQKEALLIGIALSMDSFGAGISSSLLHFPPLSFALLVGVFTLMFIRVGLSLGYMVSKTGIMKKATMLPGVVLIVLGLIKLFR; encoded by the coding sequence ATGTGGTTATGGGTGTCCATGATTTTGCTCGCTTTCAGCGTGAGCATGGACAGCTTGAGCGTAGGCATTACGTATGGAATGGGTGGTGTCCGTTTTTCCTTTTTTTCGTTGGCGCTTATCGCATGCATGTCTGGAATGATGGTGTTTGCGTCCATGAACATCGGCCGTCTGTTGGCGCTTGTTTTGCCGTTGCAAGTCGAGCGAGGGCTTGCTTCGGTCATTCTCATGGCGCTTGGCGGTTGGGCGATTTATAACGTCTATAAACCAAAGGGAGACGGAAGTGAGTTTTCTATGGAGTCTGATGAAGCAGGGGAGGCTAATCGATTCAGCGGCGCTGTTCAAGTATTGAAACGCCCCGAACTTGGCGATCTTGATCGTTCAGGCACGATTAGCCAAAAAGAAGCGTTGTTGATCGGGATCGCTTTGTCGATGGATTCATTTGGCGCCGGGATCAGTTCGTCGCTCTTGCATTTTCCGCCGCTTTCGTTTGCCCTGTTGGTTGGCGTGTTTACTCTCATGTTCATCCGAGTCGGCTTATCGTTGGGGTATATGGTGTCGAAAACGGGGATCATGAAAAAAGCGACAATGCTGCCTGGGGTTGTGTTGATCGTCTTGGGGTTGATCAAATTATTTCGGTGA
- a CDS encoding LTA synthase family protein: protein MRAIWEKWWKTCRSLPNQYIGFFIFAVLLFWLKTYAAYLAEFNLGISNSMQEFLLFINPISSAVFFLGLALLAKETRVYKWLIIINFILSFILYANIVYYRFFSDFITFPTLTQTKNFGDLGGSIWELIHWYDVFYFLDTIILAVLVFSKRFPLPKVRAGRFKKGAIFASAILMFSINLALAEADRPQLLTRTFDRNYIVKYLGVYNYLIYDAFQSMKSSTQRAFANKSDITTVLNYVQATYAKPNPKYFGVAKGKNVIYIHLESLQNFVINYKLNGQEVTPFLNSLTRDPNTFYFDNFFHQTGQGKTSDAEFMLENSLYGLPQGAVFTTKGQNTYHAAPAILHQYGYTSAVFHGNYKTFWNRDEIYKSFGFDHFFDASYYDMNDEDVLNYGLKDKPFFRESIPLLETLKEPFYVKFITLSNHFPYPISEEDATIPPATTGDGSVDRYFQTARYLDEAVKEFFDYLKKSGLYDRSVIILYGDHYGISENHNKAMAQILGKEITPYEHAQLQRVPLFIHVPGVKGGVIHEFGGQIDLLPTLLHLLGIDTKNFVQFGTDLLSPDHQEIVPFRNGDFVTPKVTAVNGKYYDTKTGEPLEETPEIKRLEQIVRTKLDLSDKVVYGDLLRFYTPKGFKPVDPSKYDYNNREDNEEGSGQ from the coding sequence GTGAGGGCAATTTGGGAAAAATGGTGGAAAACATGTCGTTCTCTCCCTAACCAATACATTGGCTTTTTTATTTTTGCCGTGCTCTTATTTTGGTTGAAGACGTACGCCGCCTATTTAGCGGAATTTAACCTTGGCATCAGCAACTCCATGCAGGAGTTTTTATTGTTCATCAACCCGATCAGCTCGGCGGTATTCTTCCTTGGGTTGGCGCTGTTGGCCAAGGAAACGCGGGTGTACAAATGGCTCATTATTATTAATTTCATTTTATCGTTCATCTTATACGCCAATATCGTTTATTATCGCTTTTTCAGCGATTTCATTACATTCCCGACGTTGACCCAAACGAAAAACTTCGGTGATTTAGGCGGAAGTATTTGGGAATTGATTCATTGGTATGATGTGTTCTATTTCTTGGACACCATTATTCTGGCCGTACTCGTTTTCTCGAAACGATTCCCGCTCCCGAAAGTGCGGGCCGGCCGGTTCAAAAAAGGCGCCATTTTCGCTTCGGCCATTCTGATGTTCAGCATCAACTTGGCGCTTGCTGAGGCTGACCGCCCGCAGCTCTTGACAAGAACATTTGACCGCAACTATATCGTCAAATATTTAGGTGTATACAACTATTTGATTTATGACGCGTTCCAAAGCATGAAATCATCAACACAGCGGGCGTTTGCGAACAAAAGCGATATCACGACCGTGCTGAACTATGTGCAGGCGACGTATGCCAAACCGAATCCGAAATATTTCGGCGTGGCGAAAGGGAAAAACGTCATTTACATTCATTTAGAGTCGCTGCAAAACTTCGTGATTAACTATAAACTGAACGGGCAGGAAGTCACCCCATTCTTGAATTCGCTCACCCGCGATCCGAATACATTCTATTTTGATAACTTTTTCCATCAAACTGGACAGGGGAAAACGTCGGACGCGGAGTTTATGTTGGAAAATTCGTTGTACGGCCTGCCACAAGGTGCCGTCTTTACAACCAAAGGGCAAAATACGTACCATGCGGCTCCGGCCATTTTGCACCAATACGGCTATACAAGCGCCGTCTTCCACGGCAACTACAAAACGTTCTGGAACCGCGATGAAATTTATAAGTCGTTCGGCTTTGATCATTTCTTTGACGCGAGCTACTATGATATGAACGACGAAGACGTCTTGAACTACGGTCTGAAAGACAAACCGTTCTTCCGGGAGTCGATCCCGCTGTTAGAAACATTGAAAGAACCGTTCTATGTGAAATTTATTACGCTGTCGAACCACTTCCCGTACCCGATCAGCGAGGAAGATGCAACGATCCCGCCGGCGACGACAGGCGACGGCTCGGTCGACCGTTATTTCCAAACGGCCCGTTATTTGGATGAAGCGGTGAAAGAGTTCTTTGATTATCTGAAAAAATCGGGCCTGTACGACCGCTCGGTCATCATTTTGTACGGCGATCATTACGGCATTTCCGAAAACCATAACAAAGCCATGGCGCAAATTTTAGGAAAAGAAATTACGCCGTATGAACATGCTCAATTGCAACGGGTGCCGCTGTTTATCCACGTCCCGGGCGTCAAAGGCGGCGTCATTCACGAGTTTGGCGGCCAAATCGACTTGCTGCCGACGTTGCTGCACTTGCTTGGCATCGATACGAAAAACTTCGTCCAATTCGGAACGGATTTGCTGTCTCCGGATCATCAAGAAATTGTTCCGTTCCGCAACGGCGACTTTGTCACCCCGAAAGTAACGGCTGTCAATGGCAAGTACTATGACACGAAAACGGGTGAACCACTTGAAGAAACACCGGAAATCAAGCGCCTGGAACAAATCGTTCGGACAAAACTTGATCTGTCGGATAAAGTCGTTTACGGCGATTTGCTCCGGTTCTATACGCCGAAAGGCTTCAAACCGGTCGACCCGTCGAAATACGATTATAACAACCGCGAAGACAATGAAGAGGGAAGCGGTCAATGA
- a CDS encoding APC family permease, with translation MASLKRLLIGKPMETKRLKHEKLPKWKALAVFSSDALSSVAYATEEILLVLALLGTSVFFYSLPIAVAILVLLLLVTLSYRQIIYAFPSGGGAYVVARDHLGTKISLVAGAALMIDYILTVAVSISSGVAALTSAFPGLLPWKVEFAVTLVLLLMVLNLRGITESATVFAYPTYVFIGFVLVMIAVGGWQLWQEGWHGFTMHEHASTVHMFASGYSLFILLRAFSSGCSAMTGVEAISNGVPAFRPDSSKNAAITMGWMSLLLGTMFLGITVLAAGFGVTPAEHQTVISQIGRHVFGNGLLFYLFQLATMVILVLAANTSFAGFPQLTSIMAKDGFLPRSLAARGDRLVFSNGIILLSVLAIVLIIVFHAETHSLIPLYAVGVFLSFTIGQSGLIKKLWNREEGRKIGVLFTVGTGAVVTGIVTLVTMVAKFTQGAWIVIVAIPLFVWMFMRIHEHYKKLGEQLRLDEREWQQREKMWKPKVIIPISGVSKVVAQSVQYARSISDDITAVSIIFDEKDEQKLRQKWEKFYPDIPLEVIYSPYRTILSPLLEYITKAEKEADRAPVTVLLPQFIVKKWWHTFLHNQTAIILRFFLIMKKDVVIATLPYHLRE, from the coding sequence ATGGCTTCACTGAAACGATTGTTGATCGGAAAACCGATGGAGACCAAAAGGCTAAAGCATGAAAAATTGCCCAAATGGAAGGCGTTGGCGGTGTTTTCTTCCGATGCCCTGTCATCGGTGGCCTACGCGACAGAAGAGATTTTGCTTGTGCTTGCATTATTAGGGACAAGCGTCTTTTTCTACTCGCTGCCGATCGCTGTGGCGATTTTAGTCTTGCTCTTATTAGTGACCTTGTCGTATCGGCAAATCATTTACGCGTTTCCGTCTGGAGGCGGGGCGTATGTGGTCGCCCGAGACCATTTGGGGACGAAAATCAGTTTAGTGGCCGGGGCGGCGCTGATGATCGATTATATCTTGACTGTCGCTGTCAGCATCAGTTCTGGCGTCGCCGCGCTGACATCCGCGTTTCCAGGGTTGCTGCCATGGAAAGTAGAATTTGCTGTCACTCTTGTCTTGCTTTTGATGGTGCTCAATTTGCGTGGCATTACGGAGTCCGCGACGGTTTTCGCCTACCCGACGTATGTGTTCATTGGCTTCGTTCTTGTGATGATCGCTGTCGGCGGGTGGCAGTTATGGCAGGAAGGATGGCATGGGTTTACGATGCATGAGCATGCGTCAACCGTTCACATGTTTGCCTCTGGGTACAGCTTGTTTATTTTGTTGCGTGCCTTTTCGTCAGGATGTTCGGCGATGACAGGTGTCGAAGCCATTAGCAACGGCGTGCCGGCGTTCCGGCCGGACAGCTCAAAAAACGCCGCCATTACCATGGGATGGATGTCCTTGCTGCTAGGCACGATGTTTTTAGGCATCACCGTGTTGGCGGCTGGGTTTGGCGTTACTCCGGCTGAACATCAAACCGTCATTTCGCAAATCGGACGCCATGTATTTGGGAATGGTCTTTTGTTTTACTTGTTTCAGCTGGCGACGATGGTCATTTTGGTGCTCGCGGCCAATACGAGTTTTGCCGGGTTTCCGCAGCTGACGTCAATTATGGCGAAGGACGGTTTTTTGCCGAGAAGCTTGGCGGCCCGGGGCGATCGCCTCGTATTTTCCAATGGCATCATTTTATTGAGCGTGCTGGCGATCGTATTGATCATCGTGTTTCATGCAGAAACTCATTCGCTCATCCCGCTTTACGCGGTCGGCGTCTTTCTTTCCTTTACCATCGGCCAGAGCGGGCTGATTAAAAAATTATGGAATCGGGAAGAAGGACGGAAGATTGGCGTGCTGTTTACCGTTGGAACGGGAGCGGTTGTCACCGGAATCGTCACCCTTGTCACGATGGTCGCTAAATTTACGCAAGGAGCGTGGATCGTCATTGTGGCGATTCCGCTGTTCGTCTGGATGTTCATGCGAATTCATGAACATTACAAAAAGCTTGGCGAGCAGCTGCGGTTGGACGAACGGGAGTGGCAACAGCGCGAAAAAATGTGGAAGCCAAAAGTCATTATTCCCATTTCCGGCGTCAGCAAAGTAGTTGCGCAATCCGTCCAGTACGCTCGCAGCATTTCCGATGACATTACGGCGGTGTCGATTATTTTTGACGAAAAAGACGAACAAAAGCTGCGGCAAAAGTGGGAGAAGTTTTATCCGGACATTCCGTTGGAAGTCATCTATTCGCCATATCGAACCATTTTGTCGCCCTTGCTAGAATACATCACGAAAGCGGAAAAAGAAGCAGACCGCGCGCCGGTGACGGTGCTCTTGCCTCAATTTATCGTAAAAAAATGGTGGCATACATTTTTGCATAACCAAACCGCCATCATCTTGCGCTTTTTCTTGATCATGAAAAAAGATGTGGTCATTGCGACGCTGCCGTATCATTTGCGAGAATAA
- a CDS encoding undecaprenyl-diphosphate phosphatase encodes MHWIELWKAVILGMVEGLTEFAPVSSTGHMIIVDDLWLKSTEFLGKYAANTFKVVIQLGSILAAVVVFKDRFLDLLGFRGRHPGGHPRLTLIHVIIGLLPAGVLGVLFEDYIDEHLFSTKTVLIGLVLGALLMIVADTFAKKAARAQTVDQMTYKQAFLVGLVQCLSLWPGFSRSGSTIAGGVLVGMSHRAAADFTFIMAVPIMAGASGLSLLKNWQYVTAADIPFFIAGFLSAFVFALLAIRFFLQLINRIRLVPFAVYRIVLAVVISVLYF; translated from the coding sequence ATGCACTGGATAGAATTGTGGAAGGCCGTCATTTTGGGAATGGTCGAAGGGTTGACCGAGTTCGCCCCTGTTTCCTCCACTGGTCATATGATTATTGTTGACGATCTTTGGCTGAAATCCACCGAGTTTTTAGGCAAGTACGCGGCGAATACATTTAAAGTCGTCATTCAGCTCGGCTCGATTTTGGCCGCTGTGGTCGTGTTCAAAGACCGATTTCTTGATTTGCTTGGTTTTCGCGGCCGCCATCCGGGCGGACATCCGCGGCTGACGCTCATTCACGTCATCATTGGCCTGCTCCCGGCCGGGGTGCTCGGCGTGTTGTTTGAAGATTATATTGATGAACATTTGTTCTCAACCAAAACGGTGCTCATCGGTCTTGTGCTCGGTGCGCTGTTAATGATTGTCGCTGATACATTTGCGAAAAAAGCCGCGCGGGCGCAGACGGTCGACCAAATGACATACAAACAGGCGTTTCTCGTCGGCTTAGTGCAATGTTTATCCTTATGGCCCGGCTTTTCCCGTTCCGGTTCGACGATCGCCGGCGGGGTACTCGTCGGCATGAGCCATCGCGCCGCCGCCGATTTCACGTTCATTATGGCCGTTCCGATCATGGCTGGGGCGAGCGGGCTGTCGCTGTTGAAAAACTGGCAATACGTCACGGCCGCCGATATTCCGTTTTTCATCGCTGGTTTTTTGAGCGCCTTCGTCTTTGCCTTGCTTGCGATCCGCTTTTTCCTGCAGCTCATCAACCGCATCCGCCTCGTGCCGTTTGCGGTGTATCGGATTGTGTTGGCCGTTGTCATTTCTGTCTTATACTTCTAG
- a CDS encoding spore coat protein → MNDTYGHRHLAWHETLELHELIAFQANGLMKMKKTIGKVDCPELKKLYVETIQGLETNLRELLAFIPAAPIMGENRDHDDGDRALHAGDLLGFSKTAVRNYAAAITETATPVLRKTFVRHLLKAIETHEKAFNYMYERGHYSAYDLAQLLHNDVRNAQKALSMGYER, encoded by the coding sequence ATGAATGATACGTACGGCCATCGCCATTTGGCTTGGCACGAAACGTTGGAGCTGCATGAACTGATCGCTTTTCAAGCCAATGGATTGATGAAAATGAAAAAGACGATTGGGAAAGTCGATTGTCCGGAGTTGAAAAAATTGTACGTTGAGACGATTCAAGGATTGGAAACGAATTTGCGCGAACTTCTCGCCTTCATTCCGGCGGCACCTATAATGGGAGAAAACCGCGACCATGATGATGGCGACCGCGCCTTGCACGCCGGCGACTTGCTTGGCTTTTCCAAAACAGCCGTGCGCAATTATGCTGCTGCCATTACGGAAACAGCGACACCCGTTTTGCGCAAAACATTTGTTAGACACTTGTTGAAGGCGATTGAAACGCATGAAAAAGCGTTCAACTACATGTATGAACGCGGCCACTATTCGGCATACGACCTTGCCCAGCTTCTTCACAACGACGTCCGCAACGCGCAAAAAGCGTTGTCGATGGGATATGAACGATAA
- a CDS encoding undecaprenyldiphospho-muramoylpentapeptide beta-N-acetylglucosaminyltransferase, giving the protein MRKKIILTGGGTAGHVMVNVALIPKLKELGWDIVYIGSHEGIEREIIGRIDGVPYYSVSTGKLRRYFDWKNFKDPFNVLKGVWQAYRLIQKEKPDVVFSKGGFVSVPVILGAWLNGVPSVIHESDFTPGLANKIAMPFATKICLTFPETKQYVNVDKAVYVGAVVREELKHGSAEQGRRICQFDDRNKPVLLAMGGSLGSKKINDALRANLSTLLAEFDIIHICGKGNIDTSLAGQKGYKQFEYVNEELPHLLALADIVVSRAGANAIFELLALRKPMLLIPLSKAASRGDQILNARSFENAGYAEVLMEEDLTNESLQAAIRRLYENKDRYRKNMEKAGASDPLQTLLSIIQDTARL; this is encoded by the coding sequence TTGCGAAAAAAAATCATCTTAACCGGCGGCGGCACAGCCGGCCACGTGATGGTCAACGTCGCTCTCATCCCGAAATTGAAAGAGCTTGGATGGGATATCGTCTATATCGGCTCCCATGAAGGGATTGAACGGGAGATTATCGGCCGCATCGACGGCGTGCCGTACTATTCGGTTTCGACCGGAAAACTGCGCCGCTATTTTGACTGGAAAAACTTTAAAGATCCATTCAACGTGCTGAAAGGCGTTTGGCAAGCGTACCGCCTGATCCAAAAAGAAAAACCGGACGTCGTCTTCTCAAAAGGTGGCTTCGTCTCCGTTCCCGTCATTCTCGGCGCTTGGCTGAACGGCGTACCGTCGGTGATCCATGAATCTGACTTCACCCCGGGGCTTGCAAATAAAATCGCCATGCCGTTTGCGACAAAAATCTGCCTTACCTTTCCCGAAACGAAGCAATACGTCAACGTCGATAAAGCCGTCTACGTCGGCGCCGTCGTCCGCGAAGAGCTGAAACACGGAAGCGCCGAACAAGGAAGAAGGATATGCCAGTTCGACGACAGAAACAAACCGGTCTTGCTGGCGATGGGCGGCAGCTTAGGCTCAAAAAAAATCAACGACGCCTTGCGCGCCAATTTATCGACGCTTCTTGCCGAATTTGACATCATCCACATTTGCGGCAAAGGGAACATCGACACAAGCCTTGCAGGCCAAAAAGGATACAAACAGTTCGAATACGTCAACGAAGAGCTGCCCCACCTATTGGCCTTAGCCGACATCGTCGTCTCCCGCGCCGGGGCGAACGCCATTTTCGAACTGCTCGCCTTGCGCAAACCGATGTTGCTCATCCCGCTCTCGAAAGCGGCAAGCCGCGGCGACCAAATCCTAAACGCCCGCTCGTTTGAAAACGCGGGCTATGCGGAAGTGCTGATGGAAGAAGATCTGACAAACGAATCGCTCCAAGCCGCCATTCGCCGCCTATATGAAAACAAAGACCGCTACCGAAAAAACATGGAGAAAGCCGGTGCAAGCGATCCATTGCAAACGCTGCTTTCCATCATTCAAGACACCGCCCGCTTGTAA